The following are encoded in a window of Methylocystis rosea genomic DNA:
- a CDS encoding M16 family metallopeptidase, producing the protein MSFETKASAVSLAPGAAAPGPARASITSFTLGNGMEVVVIPDARTPVVTHMVWYKNGAADDPLGQSGIAHFLEHLMFKGTADHPQGEFSNLVAELGGQENAFTSYDYTAYFQRIGKEHLATLMAFEADRMRNLVLTDEVVDPERDVVLEERRMRTDSDPSAQLDEAVQAALFAHHPYGIPIIGWNHEIEGLGRAHALAYYQRFYTPENAILIVAGDVEADEVERLAKDTYGKVPAQAAPPRRARAQEPPHRAHRLVTLRDEKVEQPAHEQVYLVPSYSTAKPGEAEALETLAYMLGGGPTSALYDTLVVEEQVAVGAGAYYMGSAVDDTRLWVYATPAPDVSLQDLDVAIDRVLRRFAEEPIDAEHLQRAKTRLIADAIYAQDSQASLARWYGEALATGLTIDDVVAWPERMEKVTAEDVQNAARKWLDKRRAVTGFLLPA; encoded by the coding sequence ATGTCATTTGAGACGAAGGCGTCAGCCGTTTCGCTTGCGCCCGGGGCAGCCGCGCCGGGGCCTGCGCGCGCGAGCATTACGAGCTTCACGCTCGGCAACGGCATGGAGGTCGTCGTCATCCCGGACGCGCGAACGCCTGTCGTCACACATATGGTCTGGTACAAAAACGGCGCCGCCGACGATCCGCTCGGCCAGTCGGGCATCGCGCATTTTCTCGAACATCTGATGTTCAAGGGCACGGCGGATCATCCGCAGGGCGAGTTCTCGAATCTTGTCGCCGAACTCGGCGGCCAGGAGAACGCCTTCACCAGCTACGATTACACGGCCTATTTCCAGCGCATCGGCAAGGAGCATCTCGCCACGCTGATGGCGTTCGAGGCCGATCGCATGCGCAATCTGGTTCTGACCGACGAGGTCGTCGATCCGGAGCGCGACGTCGTGCTTGAAGAACGTCGCATGCGCACCGACAGCGACCCTTCCGCCCAGCTCGACGAGGCCGTACAGGCGGCGCTCTTCGCCCATCATCCCTACGGCATCCCGATCATCGGCTGGAATCACGAGATCGAGGGGCTCGGTCGCGCACACGCGCTCGCCTATTACCAACGCTTCTATACGCCGGAAAACGCCATCCTGATCGTCGCCGGCGACGTCGAGGCCGACGAGGTCGAGCGTCTCGCCAAGGACACCTACGGCAAGGTTCCCGCGCAGGCCGCGCCGCCGCGGCGCGCCCGCGCCCAGGAGCCCCCGCACCGCGCCCACCGTCTGGTGACGCTGCGCGATGAGAAGGTCGAGCAGCCGGCGCATGAGCAGGTCTATCTCGTGCCGTCCTACAGCACGGCGAAGCCCGGCGAAGCCGAGGCGCTGGAGACGCTCGCTTATATGCTCGGCGGCGGACCAACGAGCGCGCTCTATGACACGCTGGTCGTCGAAGAGCAGGTCGCGGTCGGCGCCGGCGCATATTACATGGGCTCCGCCGTCGACGACACGCGGCTCTGGGTCTATGCGACGCCCGCGCCGGATGTTTCGCTCCAGGACCTCGACGTCGCGATCGATCGCGTGCTGCGGCGTTTCGCGGAGGAGCCGATCGACGCGGAGCATTTGCAGCGCGCCAAGACCCGGCTGATCGCCGACGCCATCTACGCGCAGGATAGCCAGGCCTCGCTTGCCCGCTGGTATGGCGAGGCGCTGGCCACCGGCCTCACCATCGACGACGTCGTCGCCTGGCCCGAGCGCATGGAGAAGGTGACGGCCGAGGACGTGCAAAACGCCGCGCGCAAATGGCTCGACAAGCGCAGGGCCGTCACGGGCTTTCTGCTTCCAGCCTAG
- the lspA gene encoding signal peptidase II encodes MSGRLSPRALGLAAALAALAFDQAHKFWMLNIFDVAARPPMSLAPFLDIVLSWNYGVSYSLFPAHEALTRLALLTMQGAIIAGLAIWMVRTQSRATAVALGLIIGGALGNAADRITRGAVADFFYLHTSLPVGPLANYVFNLADVFITAGVALLVIEGFFLPQERRAET; translated from the coding sequence TTGTCCGGCAGACTTTCCCCTCGCGCGCTCGGCCTCGCCGCGGCGCTCGCCGCTCTGGCCTTCGACCAGGCGCATAAATTCTGGATGCTGAATATATTTGACGTCGCCGCCCGGCCGCCGATGAGCCTTGCGCCGTTCCTCGACATCGTATTGTCCTGGAACTACGGCGTCTCCTATTCGCTGTTTCCCGCCCATGAGGCCTTAACCCGCCTCGCGCTCTTGACCATGCAGGGCGCGATCATCGCCGGGCTGGCGATCTGGATGGTGCGCACGCAGAGTCGCGCGACGGCTGTGGCGCTCGGGCTGATCATTGGCGGCGCGCTCGGCAACGCCGCCGACCGCATCACACGGGGGGCTGTCGCCGATTTCTTCTACCTGCACACCAGTCTGCCCGTCGGACCTTTGGCTAACTACGTGTTTAACCTTGCCGATGTCTTCATTACGGCGGGCGTGGCGCTGCTGGTCATTGAAGGGTTTTTCCTGCCCCAGGAGCGGCGCGCCGAGACCTGA
- a CDS encoding outer membrane protein: MTALLAAGAAKADDPAPLGLKAPPALLAASPWRVEFGTRYWFSSGNHKYDYYDAQVPGLLISRLTFGDLTGHSAETFFRVDHESGVFLKGFLGGGTLASGKLNDEDTVAATKGPYSNTVHVQSGGSLKYVTVDLGYNVVENRLPTGQPVRISPFVGYNNFHERMNSFGCAQILAGTEFCSTDPPNRVPYPTSLDGLDFDVAWNSLRVGVGGEIELVPGLRASLEAAWIHSWLWNTDYHNFRPEIRGAQQSGKGDGFQLEGLIAYDLTSRFSVGVGGRYWQFSAPGKDHGERLVNNVTRPIYSFSQRYGFFLQAGYRFGGPDDPTGAGNFGPFFGRADAEPHEWRGVYLGGHVGYGFGAAKDTTLAARSPEAAILQTDFKAPFAQRSDIAGFVGGGQIGYNWRLHPFLVAGLETDFAYANIGGSFGASVDFGDRRNFAASTKRLLESLGTVRGRFGILPREDFMLYVTGGFAYGQVSALGALGDGNKFCALDFYCSAGAYSGLATGWTAGAGLEYAVARNWSLKAEWLYVDLGRQSYPINAFGGSVLDGFPAHFVASSASATHLIRTGLNYRIDWPEPEGPIILAQ, translated from the coding sequence GTGACGGCCCTCCTGGCCGCCGGCGCCGCCAAGGCCGACGATCCGGCGCCGCTCGGCTTGAAAGCGCCGCCGGCACTATTGGCGGCTTCGCCTTGGCGCGTGGAATTTGGGACCCGCTACTGGTTCAGTTCGGGCAACCATAAATACGATTACTACGACGCCCAGGTCCCCGGACTGTTGATTTCACGTCTCACCTTCGGCGATTTGACCGGGCATTCAGCCGAGACCTTCTTTCGCGTCGACCACGAGAGCGGCGTCTTCCTTAAAGGTTTTCTCGGCGGCGGGACTCTCGCGAGCGGCAAGCTCAATGACGAGGATACTGTCGCCGCGACCAAGGGCCCCTACAGCAATACTGTCCATGTCCAGAGCGGCGGCTCGCTCAAATATGTCACCGTCGATCTGGGCTATAATGTCGTAGAGAACAGATTGCCGACCGGCCAGCCGGTCAGAATTAGTCCTTTCGTTGGATATAATAATTTCCATGAGCGGATGAATTCATTCGGCTGCGCGCAGATTCTCGCCGGCACGGAGTTTTGCTCGACCGATCCGCCGAACAGGGTTCCTTACCCGACGAGTCTGGACGGGCTCGATTTCGACGTCGCCTGGAACTCGCTGCGGGTCGGCGTCGGCGGCGAGATCGAACTCGTGCCGGGCTTGCGCGCATCGCTCGAAGCGGCCTGGATACATAGCTGGTTGTGGAACACCGACTATCACAATTTTCGCCCCGAAATCCGAGGCGCGCAGCAGTCGGGCAAGGGGGACGGTTTTCAGCTCGAAGGCCTCATCGCCTATGATCTGACGTCGCGTTTCAGCGTGGGCGTCGGCGGCCGCTATTGGCAGTTCAGCGCGCCAGGCAAGGACCATGGCGAGCGCCTGGTCAACAACGTGACCAGGCCGATCTACTCATTTTCGCAGCGCTATGGCTTTTTCCTGCAGGCGGGCTACCGCTTTGGCGGGCCTGACGATCCGACCGGCGCTGGAAATTTCGGGCCGTTCTTCGGCAGGGCGGACGCCGAGCCGCATGAATGGCGCGGCGTCTATCTCGGCGGCCATGTCGGCTATGGTTTCGGCGCGGCGAAAGATACGACGCTCGCGGCGCGCTCGCCGGAAGCGGCGATCCTCCAGACGGACTTCAAGGCGCCCTTCGCGCAGCGTTCGGACATCGCGGGCTTCGTCGGCGGCGGGCAGATCGGCTATAACTGGCGCTTGCATCCGTTCCTCGTCGCGGGTCTCGAGACCGATTTCGCCTACGCCAATATCGGCGGCTCGTTCGGCGCTTCCGTCGACTTCGGCGACCGTCGGAATTTCGCCGCTAGCACCAAGCGGCTGCTCGAGTCGCTCGGGACTGTGCGCGGGCGCTTCGGGATTCTGCCGCGCGAGGACTTCATGCTCTACGTCACCGGCGGCTTCGCCTATGGACAGGTCTCGGCGCTTGGCGCGCTCGGCGACGGCAACAAGTTCTGCGCGCTCGACTTCTATTGCTCGGCCGGCGCCTATTCCGGCTTGGCGACGGGCTGGACCGCCGGCGCGGGGCTCGAATACGCCGTCGCCCGAAATTGGAGCCTCAAGGCCGAATGGCTCTACGTCGATCTGGGCCGGCAGAGCTATCCGATCAACGCCTTCGGCGGCTCCGTTCTGGACGGATTTCCCGCACATTTCGTCGCCTCGAGCGCCAGCGCGACTCATCTTATCCGCACCGGCCTCAATTACCGGATCGACTGGCCCGAGCCGGAAGGACCGATCATCCTCGCCCAGTGA
- the groES gene encoding co-chaperone GroES translates to MTFRPLHDRVVVKRLEGEEKTKGGIIIPDTAKEKPQEGKVISVGPGARDENGKLNPLDVKSGDRVLFGKWSGTEVKIDGDDLLIMKESDILGIVD, encoded by the coding sequence ATGACGTTCCGTCCCCTCCACGACCGCGTCGTGGTCAAGCGACTCGAAGGCGAGGAAAAAACCAAAGGCGGCATCATCATTCCGGACACCGCGAAAGAGAAGCCGCAAGAGGGCAAGGTCATTTCCGTCGGCCCCGGCGCTCGCGACGAAAACGGCAAGCTGAACCCGCTGGACGTTAAGTCCGGCGACCGCGTGCTTTTCGGCAAATGGTCCGGCACCGAAGTCAAGATCGACGGCGACGACCTGCTCATCATGAAGGAAAGCGACATCCTCGGCATCGTCGACTGA
- the groL gene encoding chaperonin GroEL (60 kDa chaperone family; promotes refolding of misfolded polypeptides especially under stressful conditions; forms two stacked rings of heptamers to form a barrel-shaped 14mer; ends can be capped by GroES; misfolded proteins enter the barrel where they are refolded when GroES binds): MAAKDVRFSTDARDRILRGVEILNNAVKVTLGPKGRNVVIEKSFGAPRITKDGVTVAKEIELADKFENLGAQLVREVASKQNDLAGDGTTTATVLAASIAREGAKAVAAGLNPMDLKRGVDLAVDAIVADLKAHSKKVTSNDEIAQVGKISANGDDFIGQEIAKAMQKVGNEGVITVEEAKSLETETDIVEGMQFDRGYLSPYFITNAEKMIAELDDPYILIHEKKLSTLQPLLPILEAVVQTGKPLLIVAEDIEGEALATLVVNKLRGGLKIAAVKAPGFGDRRKAMLEDIAILTGGELIAEDLGIKLENVTLAMLGRAKRVRIEKENTTIIDGAGEKKDIEARIAQIKGQIEETTSDYDREKLQERLAKLAGGVAVIRVGGATEVEVKEKKDRVDDALNATRAAVEEGVSPGGGVALLRAIKALDGVKVGNPDQQTGVDIVRKAIQAPARQIVDNAGGDGAVVVGKLLEATEYGYGFDAQKGEYGDLMKLGIIDPTKVVRTALQDAASIAGLIITTEATITEAPKKDGPPAMPGGGGMGGMDF, translated from the coding sequence ATGGCTGCAAAAGACGTCCGTTTCTCCACTGACGCCCGAGACCGCATTCTGCGCGGCGTCGAAATCCTCAACAACGCCGTTAAGGTCACACTTGGTCCCAAGGGCCGCAACGTCGTGATCGAGAAGTCCTTTGGCGCGCCGCGCATCACCAAGGACGGCGTCACCGTCGCCAAGGAAATCGAGCTTGCCGACAAGTTCGAAAATCTCGGCGCCCAGCTCGTCCGCGAAGTCGCCTCCAAGCAGAACGACCTCGCTGGCGACGGCACCACCACCGCAACCGTTCTTGCCGCCTCGATCGCCCGTGAAGGCGCGAAGGCGGTCGCCGCCGGCCTCAATCCCATGGATCTGAAGCGTGGCGTCGACCTCGCCGTCGACGCAATCGTCGCCGATCTCAAAGCGCATTCGAAGAAGGTCACTTCGAACGACGAGATCGCCCAGGTCGGCAAGATTTCGGCCAATGGCGACGACTTCATCGGCCAGGAAATCGCCAAGGCGATGCAGAAGGTCGGCAATGAAGGCGTCATCACGGTGGAAGAGGCCAAGAGCCTCGAGACCGAGACCGACATCGTCGAGGGCATGCAGTTCGATCGCGGCTATCTCTCGCCCTACTTCATCACCAACGCCGAGAAGATGATCGCCGAACTCGACGATCCCTACATTCTCATCCACGAGAAGAAGCTTTCGACGCTGCAGCCGCTGCTGCCGATCCTCGAAGCTGTGGTGCAGACCGGCAAGCCGCTGCTCATCGTCGCTGAGGACATTGAAGGCGAAGCGCTGGCGACCCTCGTCGTCAACAAGCTGCGCGGCGGCCTGAAGATCGCCGCCGTCAAGGCGCCTGGCTTTGGCGATCGCCGCAAGGCGATGCTCGAAGACATCGCCATCCTCACCGGCGGCGAGTTGATCGCCGAGGACCTCGGCATCAAGCTCGAGAACGTCACGCTCGCCATGCTCGGCCGCGCCAAGCGCGTGCGCATCGAGAAGGAGAACACGACGATCATCGACGGCGCCGGCGAGAAGAAGGACATCGAGGCGCGCATCGCCCAGATCAAAGGACAGATCGAGGAGACCACCTCGGACTACGACCGCGAAAAGCTGCAGGAGCGTCTCGCGAAGCTCGCGGGCGGCGTCGCGGTGATCCGCGTCGGCGGCGCGACCGAGGTCGAAGTGAAGGAAAAGAAGGATCGCGTCGACGACGCCCTCAACGCCACTCGCGCGGCGGTCGAGGAAGGCGTGTCGCCCGGCGGCGGCGTGGCGTTGCTGCGCGCCATCAAGGCGCTCGACGGCGTCAAGGTCGGCAATCCTGATCAGCAGACCGGCGTCGACATCGTCCGCAAGGCGATTCAGGCGCCGGCGCGCCAGATCGTCGACAACGCCGGCGGCGACGGTGCCGTGGTGGTCGGCAAGCTGCTCGAAGCCACCGAATACGGCTACGGCTTCGACGCCCAGAAGGGCGAGTACGGCGATCTGATGAAGCTCGGCATCATCGACCCGACCAAGGTCGTGCGCACCGCACTGCAGGACGCCGCTTCGATCGCCGGTCTGATCATCACCACCGAGGCGACGATCACCGAAGCGCCGAAGAAGGACGGCCCCCCGGCCATGCCGGGCGGCGGCGGCATGGGCGGCATGGACTTCTAA
- a CDS encoding LysR family transcriptional regulator: MSANLPPLNWNDLRYVLAVARANAIAPAAKALRVDETTVARRVRRIEQGLGLTLFEPRWRLTEIGSYIIERAERMEEEAIAIAESSTGVDAEPTGSVRITAIPLIASRLLLPAIKQLTQVYPGLSLEVVAEPRNLSVMRRDADLALRHARPREDQRAITRRIADLDYAVYAPSEGDARRLSWITYEAEMAGLPHVAWINRAVSRQGHPAGLAVNDSELALNAVKFGIGKSLLPCLIADRESGLRRLGDKAPVLKREVWLLVNPGDRNVPRIRAVTAWIEGIFGATQNPQAL, from the coding sequence ATGTCAGCAAACTTGCCGCCACTAAACTGGAACGATCTGCGCTACGTGCTGGCGGTGGCGCGCGCAAACGCCATCGCGCCGGCGGCAAAGGCTTTGCGGGTGGACGAGACCACGGTGGCGCGGCGGGTTCGGCGCATCGAACAAGGCCTCGGATTGACGCTGTTCGAGCCCCGCTGGCGCCTGACCGAGATCGGCTCGTATATCATTGAACGCGCGGAGCGAATGGAAGAAGAGGCCATCGCGATCGCCGAATCGTCGACTGGCGTCGACGCCGAGCCGACCGGCAGCGTCCGCATCACCGCAATCCCGCTCATCGCGAGCCGTCTTCTGCTGCCCGCGATCAAGCAGCTGACTCAAGTTTATCCGGGACTATCGCTCGAGGTTGTCGCCGAGCCGCGCAATCTAAGCGTCATGCGTCGCGATGCCGACCTCGCGCTTCGCCACGCGAGACCGCGAGAGGATCAGCGCGCGATCACCCGCCGCATCGCAGACCTCGACTATGCCGTTTACGCGCCAAGCGAAGGGGACGCGCGGCGGCTTTCATGGATTACTTACGAGGCGGAGATGGCCGGGCTTCCACACGTCGCCTGGATCAATCGGGCGGTCAGTCGGCAGGGACATCCGGCTGGCCTTGCCGTCAATGACTCCGAGCTGGCCCTGAACGCCGTAAAGTTCGGCATCGGAAAGTCGCTGCTTCCCTGTTTGATCGCCGATCGCGAGTCTGGGTTGCGCCGGCTCGGCGACAAAGCGCCCGTGCTCAAACGCGAAGTGTGGCTGCTCGTCAATCCCGGCGACAGAAACGTCCCAAGGATCAGGGCGGTGACGGCGTGGATCGAAGGCATATTCGGCGCGACCCAAAACCCGCAAGCACTGTAA
- a CDS encoding haloacid dehalogenase type II translates to MTSSRSPEPSRRSFTTAAARFKALAFDAFPIFDPRPIDARAEALFPGNGTRLVELWRNRQFEYSWLRTASGQYVDFMKVSEEALVFAGHALRLQLSGETRDQLLRAYLTLGAWPDAKPALQGLRSAGVRLALLSNLTPDMLNGSIARSGLEGFFEHVLSTDRAKTYKPSPDAYRLGVDAFGLAENQILFVAFAGWDAAGAKAFGYPTFWVNRLGLPPEELGSKADAEGKSLAELTAYVLDCACTDRRAHPDRRFQRRRRARQ, encoded by the coding sequence ATGACCAGCTCGCGATCGCCGGAACCTTCCCGACGTTCCTTCACAACTGCGGCCGCGCGCTTCAAGGCTTTGGCCTTCGACGCATTCCCGATCTTCGATCCCCGGCCAATTGACGCACGCGCCGAGGCGCTTTTTCCAGGAAACGGAACGCGACTTGTCGAGTTGTGGCGAAATCGTCAGTTCGAATACTCATGGCTGCGAACTGCGTCGGGCCAATATGTGGACTTCATGAAAGTATCGGAGGAAGCGCTGGTCTTTGCCGGCCACGCGCTCAGGCTGCAATTGAGCGGAGAAACGCGCGATCAACTCCTTCGCGCATATCTGACGCTCGGCGCATGGCCTGACGCCAAGCCGGCTCTGCAGGGACTGCGGTCCGCGGGCGTTCGTCTCGCGCTACTTTCCAATCTTACGCCAGATATGCTCAACGGATCGATCGCAAGATCCGGGCTTGAAGGCTTTTTCGAGCATGTCCTGAGCACGGATAGGGCGAAGACGTACAAACCAAGTCCAGACGCGTATCGGCTAGGGGTCGATGCGTTCGGACTGGCGGAAAACCAAATCTTGTTCGTCGCCTTTGCCGGATGGGACGCGGCAGGCGCAAAGGCGTTTGGCTATCCGACGTTTTGGGTCAATAGGCTCGGTCTGCCTCCCGAGGAGTTGGGGAGCAAAGCTGATGCAGAGGGTAAATCGCTCGCCGAACTGACGGCATATGTGCTCGATTGCGCTTGTACGGACCGGCGCGCGCACCCAGATCGTCGCTTCCAGCGCCGGCGCCGCGCGCGCCAATAA
- a CDS encoding ferritin-like domain-containing protein yields MGLFSKDIKTIDDLFVHTLRDIYYAENQILKALPDMVEKASDPQLREAFEQHLGETENQVRRLEKVFQLHGVAPKGVNCPAIDGILEEAEEISGETADDEVLDAALIASAQAVEHYEITRYGTLIAWAKELGREDCAQLLSETLAEEKNADKKLSSLAEGRINRKAA; encoded by the coding sequence ATGGGTCTCTTTTCCAAAGACATCAAGACGATCGACGATCTGTTCGTGCACACGCTGCGCGACATCTACTATGCCGAAAATCAGATCCTGAAAGCGCTGCCCGATATGGTCGAGAAGGCCTCCGATCCGCAGCTGAGGGAAGCATTCGAGCAGCACCTCGGCGAGACGGAAAATCAGGTGCGCCGGCTCGAGAAAGTCTTTCAGCTGCATGGTGTGGCTCCCAAGGGCGTCAACTGCCCGGCGATCGACGGCATCCTCGAAGAGGCCGAAGAAATCTCCGGCGAAACCGCTGACGATGAAGTGCTGGACGCGGCGTTGATCGCGAGCGCGCAGGCGGTCGAGCATTATGAGATCACGCGCTATGGCACGCTGATCGCCTGGGCGAAGGAGCTTGGCCGCGAGGACTGCGCGCAGCTTCTGTCGGAGACGCTTGCCGAAGAAAAGAACGCTGACAAGAAACTCTCGTCGCTCGCCGAAGGGCGGATCAACCGTAAGGCCGCCTAA
- a CDS encoding aa3-type cytochrome c oxidase subunit IV: protein MASLRTPAESNGDWAEHLRTYNSFLLLLKIGAASTAVLLLLLYFFVAR, encoded by the coding sequence ATGGCGAGCTTGCGCACGCCGGCGGAGTCGAACGGCGACTGGGCCGAGCATCTAAGGACCTACAACTCATTCTTGTTGCTGCTGAAGATCGGCGCGGCAAGCACGGCGGTCCTGCTGCTCCTGCTGTATTTCTTCGTCGCGCGCTAG
- a CDS encoding Re/Si-specific NAD(P)(+) transhydrogenase subunit alpha has protein sequence MRIAVLAETDKSEPRVAATPETVKKFIGLGADVVVAAGAGADAGFADSDYAAAGATIADSAAAALTGADVALRVRRPSAAELAGAKSNLAVIAIMDPFGAGAQLADLAKSGAIAFAMELMPRITRAQTMDVLSSQANLAGYRAVIDAMAEYGRSFPMMMTAAGTVPAAKVFIMGVGVAGLQAIATARRMGAIVTATDVRPATKEQVESLGAKFIAVENEEFKQAETSGGYAKEMSPEYQKAQAELVAAHIAKQDIVITTALIPGRPAPKLISAEMVRSMRPGSVIVDLAAERGGNCELTKPGETVVVDGVKILGALNLAGRMASTASSLYAKNLLAFVETLVSKDTKQLAINWDDELVKATALTRDGAVVDERFK, from the coding sequence ATGCGCATCGCCGTATTGGCTGAAACGGATAAATCCGAGCCGCGCGTCGCGGCCACACCCGAGACCGTCAAGAAATTCATCGGGCTGGGCGCCGACGTCGTGGTCGCGGCCGGCGCGGGCGCCGACGCCGGCTTCGCCGACAGCGACTACGCCGCCGCCGGCGCGACGATCGCCGATAGCGCGGCGGCCGCGCTGACGGGCGCCGACGTCGCGCTGCGCGTGCGCCGTCCTTCGGCTGCGGAGCTTGCGGGCGCAAAATCCAATCTCGCGGTGATCGCGATCATGGATCCCTTTGGCGCCGGGGCTCAGCTTGCCGATCTCGCCAAGAGCGGCGCGATCGCCTTCGCCATGGAGCTCATGCCGCGCATTACGCGCGCGCAAACCATGGACGTGCTGTCGTCCCAAGCCAATCTCGCCGGCTATCGCGCCGTTATTGACGCGATGGCCGAATATGGCCGCTCCTTTCCGATGATGATGACCGCCGCCGGCACCGTCCCGGCGGCGAAAGTCTTTATAATGGGCGTCGGCGTCGCCGGTCTGCAGGCGATCGCCACGGCGCGGCGCATGGGCGCGATCGTCACCGCCACCGACGTGCGGCCGGCGACGAAGGAGCAGGTCGAATCGCTCGGCGCGAAATTCATCGCCGTCGAGAACGAAGAGTTCAAACAGGCCGAGACCTCCGGCGGCTACGCCAAGGAGATGTCGCCTGAATATCAAAAGGCGCAGGCCGAACTCGTCGCTGCGCACATCGCCAAGCAGGACATCGTCATCACCACGGCGCTGATCCCCGGCCGGCCGGCGCCCAAGCTCATCTCGGCGGAGATGGTGCGCTCCATGCGGCCTGGCTCAGTCATCGTCGATCTTGCGGCCGAGCGCGGCGGCAACTGCGAATTGACCAAGCCCGGCGAAACGGTGGTCGTCGACGGCGTGAAGATCCTTGGCGCGCTGAACCTCGCCGGCCGCATGGCGTCGACGGCGTCGAGCCTCTACGCCAAGAATCTGCTGGCCTTCGTCGAGACGCTCGTCTCGAAGGACACCAAGCAGCTCGCCATCAATTGGGACGACGAACTGGTGAAGGCGACCGCGCTGACCCGCGACGGCGCCGTGGTCGACGAGCGTTTTAAATAG
- a CDS encoding NAD(P) transhydrogenase subunit alpha, with product MTDSTQQLLEKAQAAAEAARHLAEQAQHYSDELAHTAAAAAAHGLAGGAIDPFVFRVAIFAMAVFVGYYVVWSVTPALHTPLMSVTNAISSVIIVGALLAAGVEGMTAAEASGSWWANAFGFIAVILASVNIFGGFLVTERMLSMYKKKG from the coding sequence ATGACCGACTCTACGCAACAATTGCTCGAGAAGGCGCAGGCGGCGGCCGAGGCCGCCCGCCATCTGGCCGAACAGGCGCAACACTATTCGGACGAACTCGCACATACGGCCGCCGCGGCGGCGGCGCACGGGCTCGCCGGCGGCGCCATTGATCCTTTCGTCTTCCGCGTGGCGATCTTCGCCATGGCGGTGTTCGTCGGCTATTACGTCGTCTGGTCGGTGACGCCGGCGCTGCATACGCCGCTGATGTCGGTCACGAACGCGATTTCCTCCGTCATCATCGTCGGCGCGCTGCTCGCGGCGGGCGTCGAAGGCATGACCGCCGCCGAGGCGTCGGGCTCCTGGTGGGCGAACGCCTTCGGTTTCATCGCGGTCATTCTCGCCAGCGTGAACATCTTCGGCGGCTTCCTCGTCACCGAACGCATGCTCTCCATGTACAAGAAGAAGGGCTGA